One Microbacterium marinum genomic window carries:
- a CDS encoding DsbA family protein, whose translation MSHDSGESTPAAPDRREAVREKAQLVHVRQSRARVARRVGLSVLAAGAVAAVAAVVVWSVMSTMGGRDLAPRTVTADGFAITSVTGAVPESGAVMDAAPSPTTEGTAAPTPEPTETGEASAPVDIRVYVDYLSPGAREWHLANVEQLTTWVDEGAATLSYHPVSMLTAKSNGTKYSLRAAAASACVATHAPDVFFAYNSELLSRQPAIDSDGFSDGELADIAQAIGAADPKKVRSCIEDGDFVEWAKDATERAIESIPDTDGLALTGTPMILVNGQPYMGALTDAAEFSQFVLTNASDAFYKEQAEQSPTPTVTPTP comes from the coding sequence ATGTCTCACGACTCAGGCGAGAGCACGCCCGCCGCTCCTGATCGCCGCGAAGCGGTGCGCGAAAAGGCGCAGCTCGTCCACGTCCGCCAGTCGCGCGCGCGTGTGGCGCGACGCGTCGGGCTGAGCGTCCTCGCTGCCGGCGCCGTCGCCGCGGTCGCCGCCGTGGTCGTCTGGTCCGTCATGTCGACGATGGGCGGGCGGGATCTCGCCCCCCGGACGGTGACGGCCGACGGTTTCGCCATCACCTCCGTCACGGGCGCGGTGCCCGAGAGCGGTGCCGTGATGGATGCCGCGCCGTCTCCGACCACCGAGGGCACCGCCGCCCCCACGCCCGAACCCACGGAGACCGGAGAAGCGTCCGCGCCGGTCGACATCCGGGTCTATGTCGACTACCTCTCGCCCGGAGCCCGCGAATGGCACCTGGCCAACGTCGAGCAGCTGACCACGTGGGTCGACGAAGGCGCCGCCACCCTCTCGTACCACCCCGTGTCGATGCTCACCGCCAAGTCGAACGGCACCAAGTATTCGCTGCGCGCCGCCGCGGCATCCGCCTGCGTCGCCACCCACGCACCCGATGTCTTCTTCGCGTACAACAGCGAACTCCTCAGCCGTCAGCCGGCGATCGACTCCGACGGGTTCTCGGACGGCGAGCTGGCCGACATCGCGCAGGCGATCGGAGCGGCTGATCCCAAGAAGGTGCGTTCCTGCATCGAGGACGGCGACTTCGTCGAGTGGGCGAAGGATGCCACCGAGCGCGCGATCGAGAGCATCCCCGACACCGACGGGCTCGCCCTCACCGGCACCCCGATGATCCTCGTCAACGGCCAGCCGTACATGGGTGCGCTGACGGATGCCGCGGAGTTCTCGCAGTTCGTCCTCACCAACGCGAGCGACGCGTTCTACAAGGAGCAGGCCGAGCAGAGCCCGACTCCCACCGTCACCCCGACGCCGTGA
- a CDS encoding ABC transporter ATP-binding protein encodes MASVTFDNATRLYPGGTRPAVDKLNLEVADGEFLVLVGPSGCGKSTSLRMLAGLEEVNSGAIRIGDRDVTDVPPKDRDIAMVFQNYALYPHMTVAENMGFALKIAGVGKEERAQRVLEAAKLLDLEEYLTRKPKALSGGQRQRVAMGRAIVRQPQVFLMDEPLSNLDAKLRVQTRTQIASLQRRLGVTTVYVTHDQTEALTMGDRIAVLKDGLLQQVGTPRDLYEKPNNVFVAGFIGSPAMNLFAADLAEGGVQFGTEVVPLDRDTVGRAHGTQVTVGVRPEDIEVGPADGRGLSVQVDLVEELGADGYLYGHADINGKRTDIVARVDGRNHPNAGETVTLAAKPGHVHAFDLESGDRLNDKAIASA; translated from the coding sequence ATGGCGTCCGTCACATTCGACAACGCAACCCGTCTGTACCCCGGTGGCACCCGTCCCGCGGTCGACAAGCTGAACCTCGAGGTCGCCGACGGCGAGTTCCTGGTTCTCGTCGGCCCGTCCGGCTGCGGAAAGTCCACGTCCCTGCGCATGCTCGCCGGCCTCGAAGAGGTCAACTCCGGTGCCATCCGCATCGGCGACCGCGACGTCACCGACGTCCCGCCGAAGGACCGCGACATCGCGATGGTCTTCCAGAACTACGCGCTGTACCCGCACATGACCGTCGCCGAGAACATGGGCTTCGCCCTGAAGATCGCCGGCGTCGGCAAGGAGGAGCGTGCGCAGCGCGTCCTCGAGGCCGCCAAGCTCCTCGACCTGGAGGAGTACCTCACGCGCAAGCCGAAGGCTCTCTCGGGTGGTCAGCGTCAGCGTGTCGCCATGGGCCGCGCCATCGTGCGTCAGCCCCAGGTGTTCCTCATGGACGAGCCGCTGTCGAACCTCGACGCGAAGCTCCGCGTCCAGACCCGCACGCAGATCGCCTCGCTGCAGCGTCGCCTCGGCGTCACCACGGTCTACGTCACCCACGACCAGACCGAGGCGCTCACGATGGGTGACCGCATCGCCGTGCTGAAGGACGGCCTCCTCCAGCAGGTGGGCACCCCCCGCGACCTGTACGAGAAGCCGAACAACGTCTTCGTCGCCGGCTTCATCGGCTCGCCCGCCATGAACCTCTTCGCCGCGGACCTCGCCGAGGGTGGCGTCCAGTTCGGCACCGAGGTCGTGCCGCTCGACCGCGACACCGTCGGCCGTGCGCACGGCACGCAGGTCACGGTCGGCGTGCGCCCCGAGGACATCGAGGTCGGCCCCGCCGACGGTCGTGGCCTCTCGGTTCAGGTCGACCTCGTCGAGGAGCTCGGCGCGGACGGCTACCTGTACGGCCACGCTGACATCAACGGCAAGCGCACCGACATCGTCGCGCGCGTCGACGGCCGCAACCACCCGAACGCCGGCGAGACCGTCACCTTGGCTGCCAAGCCCGGACACGTCCACGCCTTCGACCTCGAGTCGGGCGACCGCCTCAACGACAAGGCCATCGCTTCGGCCTGA